The nucleotide sequence CCTTCTTCCTTTGAATAATAATCATTATATACTACTAATACCGGATTAATATTATCAACATCTTTTTCAACTTTCATAAGATTATATGTCACTGTAACAGGTGTTGATATAGGTACTTTTTCATACAACTCTTGAACGTCTCTTTCATGCATTCTTATGCATCCACCAGAAATATATTTTCCTATAGAGCTAGGATCACTGTTTCCATGAATCCCATAATGTATTTTAAAACCTAGCCACCTACTTCCTAATGGATTATAAATACTTCCTCCCGGTATATCGCCTTTAACATAATATGGGTCTACTATTTTATTTAGCACTCTATATCGTCCTACAGGAGTGGGTGTTCTCTTTTTTCCTACTGCAACAGGATAACTTTTTAATATTTCACCACTTTCTAATAAGTATAAAGTTCTTTCTGGTATATTAACAATTATTTCTTTAGTATTTTCTACATTCACACCATAACTTAAATTATTGCCTAAAAAAAATATTATTAGCATAGCTGATACTACAATAATGAATTTTCTGTTCATTCTCTAGCCCCCTCGAAAAAAGTAAGTATATAGAATAAATATTTCGAGAGATGCTAATATATGCAAATTTTGATATTATTAGACAAGCATAAAAGTTTACCAAAGGTAGACTTTAAGAAGCTTCTTCATTACTTATTAAAATTTTATTGTTATAATTATAGGGATGAAATATTTCCTTAATAACTTTTAAATCTTCATTTAGAATAATAGTTGCATGATGCATAAAATCATTTCTTATAAAATATCTTAAATCAATAAGATGTAAAGTTATTTTATCTCTTCTTTCTATAATTCTTATATGAGTAATAGGGGTAAAATCTAAAAAGTATTGACCTAATCTTGTATTTTTAATATGACGTATTAAATCAGTATATTTTTTTCTTAATTTTTTCTTTATTTTAATTTTGTTATTTAAATAATTTATTTCTCCAACTACGCTATGATGTTTTGCTTCAATAATAAAATCCCATTTTAAAGGATTAATTAATCCCGGTAATACACTTATTTTTTTAATTTTATAGTATTTGCTATATTTATTCTTTAATAACTTACGGGCCTTTATTTTCATAGCCTGTCTAAAACATAGATATACCAATAATGATGTTGCTGCTAATATTGCCTTTAATTTAACGTCACCTTTAAAAACCACTAAACCAAAGCTAAGAATTATTATGAATGGGTCATATAACATAAGCAAATTCATTGCAAGCTTCTTTTTATTAAAGGGCAAAAGTATCCTAACTCCGTATGAATTCAACATATCAAATACACTGTGGGATAAACACCCGAGAAAAGTCCATATAAAAATATGGGTAAAACTATAATCTTTAAATATTAGATTTAATAATAAAGATATAGCTCCTGCTAAGGTTATAAGGCCAGGTATAGAATGGGATATGCCTCTATGATGCTTAAGATATGCATAATCTCCTTTATGTTTAGCTATAATATCTATGTCTGGAGACATTGCCCCTATAACACTTCCTATTACAATAGGATTAGCAAAAGTTATAGGTTGTCCGCTTAATGCAGATATTCCTAGCCCAATTACTCCATGCGTTATTGGGTCCATATATTAAATTCACCTGCCTATTTATATTCTTATATATTAGTATATCATTTAAAGCATCTAAAAGCTTATAGTATCTAATTGCAATTTATCTAGGATTATGGTTGTATACCATGATTTTCATATAATTTTCGTAGGTTGCATTTTTGTTATGATTATGTTATTATATAATTCGTCACTAAAAATGAATATGCCGAAGTGGTGGAATTGGCAGACGCGCCGGACTCAAAATCCGGTGGTAGCGATACCGTGTGGGTTCGAGTCCCACCTTCGGCACCAGTTGAGAACCCTAGGTTGTAATGACCTAGGGTTTATTTTGTTACAAATATCCATCACCAATTGACAAAAAATAATTTTTACAATAATATGGTAATAGAAAATTTGAAAGTGGTGATGACCTTGGATTTTAGACAGCTAGAAACTTTTGTTGAAGTCGCTAAACTTAAAAGTTTTTCTAGAGCTGCTGAAAAACTTTATCTTACACAACCAACAGTTACTAGTCATATTCAAAATTTAGAAAAAGAATTAGGTACTCTTCTTATAAACAGATTAAGTAAGAAGATAACTTTGACAGATGCTGGTGAAATTCTTTATAAATATGCCGTAAATATTATTAACATGCGTGAAATGGCTGAATTTGATTTAGGCGTACATAAAGGTAAAATTGAAGGACACTTGGAAATCAGCTCAAGCTCTATTCCTAAGCAATATGTTTTGCCTCATCTATTAAAAGAATTCAGTAAAAAGTATCCTGATGTTACGTTTACAGTCTCCCATAATGATTCTAAAACTGTAACTGATAATATATTACAAGGAAATACTGACTTCGGTATTGTAGGAGCTAAGTATAACTCTAAACATCTTGAATATATAAACTTAATAGAAGATTCTTTAGTGGTAATTACACCAAATAATAATAACTATCCTTGGGAACCTTATGAAACATTGGATAAAGATTTTTTATTAAATCAGAAAATTATTTTGCGTGAAAAAGGTTCTGGAACAAGGCACCTTATTGAAAAAGTTTTACACGAAAATAACTTAGCTTTAAACTCATTAAATATAGTAGCCTATGTAGAAGATACTGAAACAATAAAAAGATTTGTCGAAAAAGGCATAGGTATAAGTATAGTTTCTGAAAGAGCTGTAAAAAAAGAAATAGAAGAAGGGACTATTAGACCATACCATATAAGAGGATTTATTTTTACAAGGAATTTTTATTTTGTTTTCCACAACAATAGACATTTATCTCCTTTAACTAAAGCCTTTAAGGAATTTATGATTGAATTTATTAAGAATAAAAGTTCTTCTATATAAAAAATTGCGGCTAATTAGCCGCAATTTTTTTACGCTTGATAAAAAGCTTTATAAGCTTTATATGTCATATAAACATCTGCTTTACTTACTAATTCATATGGAGCATGCATACTTAATACTGGTACTCCACAGTCAACAACTTCCATTCCATAATTAGCTAAAATATATGCGATAGTTCCACCGCCGCCTTGGTCTACTTTACCAAGTTCACCCATTTGCCATACAACTTCATTTTCATTAAATATTCTTCTAACTTCTGCAATGTATTCTGCATTAGCATCATTACTATGTGCTTTACCTTTAACTCCTGTATATTTAACTAAAGCTACACCTTTTCCAATAAATGCAGAATTTCTCTTATCTAATACCTCTGGATAATTTGGGTCAAATGCCGCTATAACATCTGCTGATAATACTTTAGAATTAGCCATAGCTCTCTTAGTTTTTAGTTCACTATAACTTTCTTCAGTTAATTCGATTAATTCTGATACTACATTTTCAAAGAATTTTGATTCCATTCCTGTGTTACCAAGGCTTCCTACCTCTTCTTTATCTACAAATAATCCAACCGCAGTTCTGTTTGGTTTTTCAATCTCTAACATAGCTCTTAATGAAGTATAAGCACATACTCTATCATCATGTCCATGAGCTGAAATGAAACTTCTATCTAAACCAACATCTCTTGCTTTACCTGCTGGTACAGCTTCAAATTCAGCAGTTGTAAAGTCTTCTTCTGTGATTCCATATTTCTCATTTAACATCTTAAGTACATTTAATTTTACTTTTTCACTTAAATCTTCTTCATTGTATGGAATGCTACCTATGATTATATTTAATCCTTCACCTGTAATTCCTTCTGCTAATTTTTTAGCAACTTGGTCTTTAGCTAAGTGTGGTAATAAATCTGTTATAAAGAATACAGGGTCATTTTCGTCTTCTCCAATTACTATATTAACCTTTTCTCCATTTGACTTAATTACTGTACCATGTAATGCAAGAGGTAATGATACCCATTGATATTTTTTTATTCCACCATAGTAATGTGTTTTTAATAAAGCTAAATCGCTATCTTCGTATAATGGGAACTGTTTTAAATCAATTCTCGGTGCATCTATGTGAGAACCAACTATATTCATACCTTTTGTTAAACTCTCTTCACCTATTACAAACATTGCTACTGCTTTATCTCTATTGTTAGCATAAATTTTCATACCAGACTTAACTTCCATACCCTTTTCTATTACTTCTTCTATATTTATGTACCCATTTTCTTCTGCTATTCTTATTATTTCAGCAGCAGACTCTCTTTCAGTTTTTGCT is from Caldisalinibacter kiritimatiensis and encodes:
- a CDS encoding metal-dependent hydrolase codes for the protein MDPITHGVIGLGISALSGQPITFANPIVIGSVIGAMSPDIDIIAKHKGDYAYLKHHRGISHSIPGLITLAGAISLLLNLIFKDYSFTHIFIWTFLGCLSHSVFDMLNSYGVRILLPFNKKKLAMNLLMLYDPFIIILSFGLVVFKGDVKLKAILAATSLLVYLCFRQAMKIKARKLLKNKYSKYYKIKKISVLPGLINPLKWDFIIEAKHHSVVGEINYLNNKIKIKKKLRKKYTDLIRHIKNTRLGQYFLDFTPITHIRIIERRDKITLHLIDLRYFIRNDFMHHATIILNEDLKVIKEIFHPYNYNNKILISNEEAS
- a CDS encoding selenium metabolism-associated LysR family transcriptional regulator — its product is MVIENLKVVMTLDFRQLETFVEVAKLKSFSRAAEKLYLTQPTVTSHIQNLEKELGTLLINRLSKKITLTDAGEILYKYAVNIINMREMAEFDLGVHKGKIEGHLEISSSSIPKQYVLPHLLKEFSKKYPDVTFTVSHNDSKTVTDNILQGNTDFGIVGAKYNSKHLEYINLIEDSLVVITPNNNNYPWEPYETLDKDFLLNQKIILREKGSGTRHLIEKVLHENNLALNSLNIVAYVEDTETIKRFVEKGIGISIVSERAVKKEIEEGTIRPYHIRGFIFTRNFYFVFHNNRHLSPLTKAFKEFMIEFIKNKSSSI
- a CDS encoding aminopeptidase — protein: MAEKTEGKVLQEKLTHKWELVWDKIDDNERENVFNLAEDYKTFLDKAKTERESAAEIIRIAEENGYINIEEVIEKGMEVKSGMKIYANNRDKAVAMFVIGEESLTKGMNIVGSHIDAPRIDLKQFPLYEDSDLALLKTHYYGGIKKYQWVSLPLALHGTVIKSNGEKVNIVIGEDENDPVFFITDLLPHLAKDQVAKKLAEGITGEGLNIIIGSIPYNEEDLSEKVKLNVLKMLNEKYGITEEDFTTAEFEAVPAGKARDVGLDRSFISAHGHDDRVCAYTSLRAMLEIEKPNRTAVGLFVDKEEVGSLGNTGMESKFFENVVSELIELTEESYSELKTKRAMANSKVLSADVIAAFDPNYPEVLDKRNSAFIGKGVALVKYTGVKGKAHSNDANAEYIAEVRRIFNENEVVWQMGELGKVDQGGGGTIAYILANYGMEVVDCGVPVLSMHAPYELVSKADVYMTYKAYKAFYQA